From a single Fulvivirga ulvae genomic region:
- a CDS encoding efflux RND transporter periplasmic adaptor subunit — MAKKRRSNKWLYWLIGAFGVLVVILIVGKSAGWIGKPNEIEVEIAEAKQLSITEKVSASGMVQPVVEVKLSPEVSGELIELNVEEGDSVQADQILAKVRPDNFVAVVEQSRASLNQQKANLASAEASLERAKATFVRAEQEYKRQEKLFKQTVISDAEWEQAQQNFAVAKNDLKSAEKSVEAAKYIVRSSGASLDQAQENLRRTTVTSPMGGIVSKLNVEKGETVLGTQQFQGTEIMRIADLNKMEVRVDVNENDIIRVSLGDTAVIDVDAYSHLDKEFTGVVTAIANTANDKASADAVTEFEVRIKILNSSYRDLIEEGSRYPFRPGMTASVDIITKRKEKALAVPLSAVTTRDPDKKKLGAKEEDEKVAKADEKNTGAKESIKEVVFVNEGGTAVLREVKTGISDYENIEILEGVKEGEKVISGPFLAVSKRLEDGDKVKTEEKNSDDKAEDKKLAEE; from the coding sequence ATGGCAAAAAAAAGAAGATCCAATAAATGGTTATACTGGTTGATCGGTGCATTCGGCGTGCTGGTGGTAATACTTATCGTCGGTAAGTCTGCCGGCTGGATTGGTAAGCCCAATGAAATAGAGGTGGAAATAGCCGAAGCCAAACAACTGTCAATTACTGAAAAAGTCAGCGCTTCCGGTATGGTACAGCCGGTAGTAGAAGTAAAGCTAAGCCCGGAAGTATCCGGTGAGCTGATAGAATTAAACGTTGAAGAGGGAGATTCTGTACAGGCTGATCAGATTCTGGCGAAGGTAAGACCGGATAATTTTGTGGCGGTGGTGGAGCAGTCCAGGGCATCACTTAATCAGCAGAAGGCAAACCTGGCATCTGCAGAAGCATCTCTTGAAAGAGCTAAAGCTACTTTTGTACGTGCAGAACAGGAGTATAAGAGGCAGGAAAAACTGTTTAAGCAAACTGTTATATCCGATGCGGAATGGGAGCAGGCACAGCAAAATTTTGCAGTAGCCAAAAACGATCTGAAGTCTGCAGAGAAATCAGTAGAAGCTGCAAAATACATAGTACGATCAAGTGGAGCGTCCCTTGATCAGGCTCAGGAAAATTTACGAAGGACTACTGTTACTTCGCCAATGGGAGGTATAGTATCCAAACTCAATGTAGAAAAAGGGGAGACCGTACTGGGAACCCAGCAGTTTCAGGGTACAGAAATCATGCGTATTGCTGACCTCAATAAAATGGAAGTACGCGTAGATGTTAATGAAAATGATATTATAAGGGTTTCGCTCGGCGATACCGCTGTTATTGATGTAGATGCCTACAGCCACCTCGATAAAGAGTTTACAGGAGTGGTTACGGCTATAGCCAATACGGCCAACGATAAAGCGTCTGCAGATGCGGTTACAGAATTTGAAGTTCGTATTAAAATATTGAACTCATCATATCGGGATTTGATAGAAGAGGGTAGCAGGTACCCGTTTCGTCCGGGTATGACTGCCAGCGTGGATATAATAACAAAAAGAAAGGAAAAGGCACTTGCCGTACCACTTTCTGCCGTTACTACACGAGACCCGGATAAGAAAAAATTAGGAGCAAAAGAGGAAGACGAAAAAGTAGCAAAGGCTGATGAGAAGAACACGGGAGCTAAAGAAAGTATCAAGGAAGTGGTGTTTGTTAATGAAGGCGGCACAGCAGTGTTGAGAGAAGTTAAGACTGGCATAAGCGATTACGAAAACATTGAAATACTGGAGGGTGTAAAAGAAGGCGAGAAAGTAATATCAGGGCCTTTCCTGGCGGTATCTAAACGGCTTGAAGATGGTGATAAAGTAAAGACTGAAGAGAAAAACAGCGATGACAAAGCCGAGGATAAAAAATTGGCGGAAGAATAA
- a CDS encoding helix-turn-helix domain-containing protein has protein sequence MKTITERISHFRKKNNLSQTELGEQMQEITGQLFTRSVVSNYENGRRKIPVDLIPVLAKIFGVTTDELFYTSEDMDKSHEYSTSISELQELAHRDAKAAFEKSLILLRENSNQIKELQEQLKNSEKEVGKYQKKLEVMINASDKLADTINELKRAALE, from the coding sequence TTGAAAACAATTACCGAAAGAATCTCTCACTTTAGGAAGAAAAATAATTTGTCCCAAACTGAGCTTGGGGAGCAGATGCAGGAGATCACGGGGCAATTGTTTACGCGTAGTGTGGTTTCTAACTATGAAAATGGGAGAAGGAAGATACCCGTAGACCTTATTCCCGTTCTGGCGAAAATATTTGGTGTCACCACCGATGAGCTGTTTTATACGAGTGAGGATATGGATAAGTCCCACGAATACAGCACCAGCATTTCCGAACTTCAGGAACTTGCCCATAGAGATGCTAAAGCGGCTTTTGAAAAGTCGTTGATCCTGCTCAGGGAGAACAGCAATCAAATAAAAGAGCTTCAGGAGCAATTGAAAAACTCTGAAAAGGAGGTAGGCAAGTATCAAAAGAAACTTGAAGTGATGATAAATGCCTCTGACAAGCTTGCGGATACAATTAATGAGCTAAAAAGAGCCGCCCTGGAATAA
- a CDS encoding tetratricopeptide repeat protein codes for MPRLATLAVLSMLFITACIQDEIYTHDPAKIEALEHTYQEYLNHYKDSKIAFELLEKLKTLAIELDNKEYLAKYYDNHGYLNNMSNQLGEATKSYKLALTLYYELNDPVKQAKIASNLGNVYRLVERHEEALNYLQQAEKIYSRLDKKQKLPLIYDNISLVYLGMEEYDKAEHYISKSLEAATGLGSSFWIYNGYASYGELYFRQQRFDEAIKSFEESLNYLGSDQALEKAFLHGNIGESFMKAGNLNEAEKWLNEALQLKTALDGADKRPNLNYLGELASLKGDYKAALKYYDQVVELSVSDKELLSDELGTALEALQTLTNNQSARAAGLVVPSQKYSLIRDKKNKLLEEQNELISSMYAQQSVDMAEAEITHLNNEEKYKHELLQKEQRADLMNIVYAISAALGLLLVVFVLYKYRKRLIMYRNYKNQQERKSNKLEKLHERLEEEVLALNQQVHSIRQMLRDSQS; via the coding sequence ATGCCGAGACTTGCAACTCTGGCGGTCTTGAGTATGCTGTTTATCACGGCCTGTATTCAAGATGAGATCTATACCCACGACCCAGCCAAGATTGAAGCTTTAGAGCACACCTATCAAGAGTATCTAAACCACTATAAGGACTCTAAAATAGCCTTTGAGCTACTTGAAAAGTTGAAAACCTTAGCCATAGAATTAGATAATAAAGAATACTTAGCTAAGTATTATGACAACCATGGTTATCTAAACAACATGAGCAATCAACTTGGAGAAGCCACCAAATCATACAAATTGGCTCTGACGTTGTACTACGAATTGAATGACCCTGTTAAACAAGCTAAGATAGCGTCAAACTTGGGTAATGTTTACCGCTTGGTAGAGAGACATGAGGAAGCTCTAAATTACCTTCAACAAGCCGAAAAAATATATTCCCGATTGGACAAAAAGCAAAAACTCCCATTGATATACGATAATATTAGCTTGGTATACTTAGGGATGGAAGAGTATGACAAAGCTGAACACTACATTTCAAAAAGCCTTGAGGCGGCTACTGGTTTAGGATCATCATTTTGGATATATAATGGATATGCTTCATATGGTGAGCTATATTTCAGGCAGCAAAGGTTTGACGAAGCCATAAAGAGTTTTGAAGAAAGTCTTAACTATTTGGGGAGTGACCAAGCATTGGAAAAAGCCTTTCTACATGGTAATATAGGTGAGAGCTTTATGAAAGCCGGTAACCTCAATGAAGCCGAAAAATGGCTCAATGAAGCCCTGCAGTTAAAAACCGCTTTAGATGGTGCTGATAAAAGACCCAACCTGAATTATTTGGGAGAACTGGCCTCCCTCAAAGGTGATTACAAAGCTGCCCTGAAATATTATGACCAGGTGGTGGAGCTTTCCGTGTCTGATAAAGAATTGCTCTCCGATGAACTCGGTACCGCTTTAGAAGCCCTGCAAACGCTGACCAACAACCAGTCTGCTCGAGCTGCTGGTCTGGTGGTTCCCTCCCAAAAGTATAGCCTGATCCGGGATAAAAAGAATAAATTACTGGAAGAGCAAAACGAGCTGATATCATCGATGTATGCGCAGCAAAGTGTTGATATGGCGGAAGCCGAAATTACGCATTTGAACAATGAAGAAAAGTATAAGCACGAGTTGCTGCAAAAGGAACAGCGAGCAGATTTAATGAATATCGTTTACGCCATAAGCGCTGCGCTTGGCCTGCTTTTGGTGGTGTTTGTGCTGTATAAATACAGGAAAAGACTAATCATGTATCGCAATTATAAAAATCAACAAGAGAGAAAGAGTAACAAACTAGAAAAGCTGCACGAAAGGCTGGAAGAAGAGGTACTAGCCTTAAACCAACAGGTGCATTCTATCAGACAAATGCTCAGGGACAGCCAATCTTAA